From the Homo sapiens chromosome 1, GRCh38.p14 Primary Assembly genome, one window contains:
- the LHX9 gene encoding LIM/homeobox protein Lhx9 isoform 4 (isoform 4 is encoded by transcript variant 4), translating into MQTLQTPSPLRMKPASSRVSGPQEAMLFHGISGGHIQGIMEEMERRSKTEARLAKGAQLNGRDAGMPPLSPEKPALCAGCGGKISDRYYLLAVDKQWHLRCLKCCECKLALESELTCFAKDGSIYCKEDYYRRFSVQRCARCHLGISASEMVMRARDSVYHLSCFTCSTCNKTLTTGDHFGMKDSLVYCRAHFETLLQGEYPPQLSYTELAAKSGGLALPYFNGTGTVQKGRPRKRKSPALGVDIVNYNSGCNENEADHLDRDQQPYPPSQKTKRMRTSFKHHQLRTMKSYFAINHNPDAKDLKQLAQKTGLTKRVLQGEQILGHYSQTSRRLKIP; encoded by the exons ATGCAGACGCTCCAAACGCCCTCTCCACTTCGGATGAAGCCAGCATCTAGTAGGGTCTCCGGCCCTCAAGAAG CCATGCTCTTTCACGGGATCTCCGGAGGCCACATCCAAGGCATCATGGAGGAGATGGAGCGCAGATCCAAGACTGAGGCCCGTCTGGCCAAAGGCGCCCAGCTCAACGGCCGCGACGCG GGCATGCCCCCGCTCAGCCCGGAGAAGCCCGCCCTGTGCGCCGGCTGCGGGGGCAAGATCTCGGACAGGTACTATCTGCTGGCTGTGGACAAACAGTGGCATCTGAGATGCCTGAAGTGCTGTGAATGTAAGCTGGCCCTCGAGTCCGAGCTCACCTGCTTTGCCAAGGACGGTAGCATTTACTGCAAGGAGGATTACTACAG AAGGTTCTCTGTGCAGAGATGTGCCCGCTGCCACCTTGGCATTTCCGCCTCGGAGATGGTCATGCGCGCCCGAGACTCTGTCTACCACCTGAGCTGCTTCACCTGCTCCACTTGCAACAAGACTCTGACCACGGGCGACCATTTCGGCATGAAGGACAGCCTGGTGTACTGCCGCGCCCACTTCGAGACCCTCTTGCAAGGAGAGTATCCACCGCAGCTGAGCTACACGGAGCTGGCGGCCAAGAGCGGCGGCCTGGCCCTGCCTTACTTCAACGGTACGGGCACCGTGCAGAAAGGGCGGCCCCGGAAGCGGAAGAGCCCAGCGCTGGGAGTGGACATCGTCAATTACAACTCAG GTTGTAATGAGAATGAGGCAGACCACTTGGACCGGGACCAGCAGCCTTATCCACCCTCGCAGAAGACCAAGCGCATGCGAACCTCTTTCAAGCATCACCAGCTCCGGACCATGAAATCCTACTTTGCCATCAACCACAACCCGGATGCCAAGGACCTCAAGCAGCTTGCCCAGAAAACAGGTCTGACCAAAAGAGTTTTGCAG GGAGAACAAATCTTGGGGCATTACAGCCAAACATCCCGACGTTTGAAAATTCCCTAA
- the LHX9 gene encoding LIM/homeobox protein Lhx9 isoform X1, whose amino-acid sequence MQTLQTPSPLRMKPASSRVSGPQEAMLFHGISGGHIQGIMEEMERRSKTEARLAKGAQLNGRDAGMPPLSPEKPALCAGCGGKISDRYYLLAVDKQWHLRCLKCCECKLALESELTCFAKDGSIYCKEDYYRRFSVQRCARCHLGISASEMVMRARDSVYHLSCFTCSTCNKTLTTGDHFGMKDSLVYCRAHFETLLQGEYPPQLSYTELAAKSGGLALPYFNGTGTVQKGRPRKRKSPALGVDIVNYNSGCNENEADHLDRDQQPYPPSQKTKRMRTSFKHHQLRTMKSYFAINHNPDAKDLKQLAQKTGLTKRVLQVWFQNARAKFRRNLLRQENGGVDKADGTSLPAPPSADSGALTPPGTATTLTDLTNPTITVVTSVTSNMDSHESGSPSQTTLTNLF is encoded by the exons ATGCAGACGCTCCAAACGCCCTCTCCACTTCGGATGAAGCCAGCATCTAGTAGGGTCTCCGGCCCTCAAGAAG CCATGCTCTTTCACGGGATCTCCGGAGGCCACATCCAAGGCATCATGGAGGAGATGGAGCGCAGATCCAAGACTGAGGCCCGTCTGGCCAAAGGCGCCCAGCTCAACGGCCGCGACGCG GGCATGCCCCCGCTCAGCCCGGAGAAGCCCGCCCTGTGCGCCGGCTGCGGGGGCAAGATCTCGGACAGGTACTATCTGCTGGCTGTGGACAAACAGTGGCATCTGAGATGCCTGAAGTGCTGTGAATGTAAGCTGGCCCTCGAGTCCGAGCTCACCTGCTTTGCCAAGGACGGTAGCATTTACTGCAAGGAGGATTACTACAG AAGGTTCTCTGTGCAGAGATGTGCCCGCTGCCACCTTGGCATTTCCGCCTCGGAGATGGTCATGCGCGCCCGAGACTCTGTCTACCACCTGAGCTGCTTCACCTGCTCCACTTGCAACAAGACTCTGACCACGGGCGACCATTTCGGCATGAAGGACAGCCTGGTGTACTGCCGCGCCCACTTCGAGACCCTCTTGCAAGGAGAGTATCCACCGCAGCTGAGCTACACGGAGCTGGCGGCCAAGAGCGGCGGCCTGGCCCTGCCTTACTTCAACGGTACGGGCACCGTGCAGAAAGGGCGGCCCCGGAAGCGGAAGAGCCCAGCGCTGGGAGTGGACATCGTCAATTACAACTCAG GTTGTAATGAGAATGAGGCAGACCACTTGGACCGGGACCAGCAGCCTTATCCACCCTCGCAGAAGACCAAGCGCATGCGAACCTCTTTCAAGCATCACCAGCTCCGGACCATGAAATCCTACTTTGCCATCAACCACAACCCGGATGCCAAGGACCTCAAGCAGCTTGCCCAGAAAACAGGTCTGACCAAAAGAGTTTTGCAG GTTTGGTTCCAAAACGCACGAGCCAAATTCAGAAGGAACCTTttgcggcaggagaatgggggTGTTGATAAAGCTGACGGCACGTCGCTTCCGGCCCCGCCCTCAGCAGACAGCGGAGCTCTCACTCCACCCGGCACTGCGACCACTTTAACAGACCTGACCAATCCCACTATCACTGTAGTGACATCCGTGACCTCTAACATGGACAGCCACGAATCCGGAAGCCCCTCACAAACTACCTTAACAAACCTTTTCtaa
- the LHX9 gene encoding LIM/homeobox protein Lhx9 isoform 3 (isoform 3 is encoded by transcript variant 3) — protein sequence MEIVGCRAEDNSCPFRPPAMLFHGISGGHIQGIMEEMERRSKTEARLAKGAQLNGRDAGMPPLSPEKPALCAGCGGKISDRYYLLAVDKQWHLRCLKCCECKLALESELTCFAKDGSIYCKEDYYRRFSVQRCARCHLGISASEMVMRARDSVYHLSCFTCSTCNKTLTTGDHFGMKDSLVYCRAHFETLLQGEYPPQLSYTELAAKSGGLALPYFNGTGTVQKGRPRKRKSPALGVDIVNYNSGCNENEADHLDRDQQPYPPSQKTKRMRTSFKHHQLRTMKSYFAINHNPDAKDLKQLAQKTGLTKRVLQGEQILGHYSQTSRRLKIP from the exons ATGGAAATAGTGGGGTGCCGAGCAGAAGACAACTCGTGTCCTTTCCGCCCCCCAGCCATGCTCTTTCACGGGATCTCCGGAGGCCACATCCAAGGCATCATGGAGGAGATGGAGCGCAGATCCAAGACTGAGGCCCGTCTGGCCAAAGGCGCCCAGCTCAACGGCCGCGACGCG GGCATGCCCCCGCTCAGCCCGGAGAAGCCCGCCCTGTGCGCCGGCTGCGGGGGCAAGATCTCGGACAGGTACTATCTGCTGGCTGTGGACAAACAGTGGCATCTGAGATGCCTGAAGTGCTGTGAATGTAAGCTGGCCCTCGAGTCCGAGCTCACCTGCTTTGCCAAGGACGGTAGCATTTACTGCAAGGAGGATTACTACAG AAGGTTCTCTGTGCAGAGATGTGCCCGCTGCCACCTTGGCATTTCCGCCTCGGAGATGGTCATGCGCGCCCGAGACTCTGTCTACCACCTGAGCTGCTTCACCTGCTCCACTTGCAACAAGACTCTGACCACGGGCGACCATTTCGGCATGAAGGACAGCCTGGTGTACTGCCGCGCCCACTTCGAGACCCTCTTGCAAGGAGAGTATCCACCGCAGCTGAGCTACACGGAGCTGGCGGCCAAGAGCGGCGGCCTGGCCCTGCCTTACTTCAACGGTACGGGCACCGTGCAGAAAGGGCGGCCCCGGAAGCGGAAGAGCCCAGCGCTGGGAGTGGACATCGTCAATTACAACTCAG GTTGTAATGAGAATGAGGCAGACCACTTGGACCGGGACCAGCAGCCTTATCCACCCTCGCAGAAGACCAAGCGCATGCGAACCTCTTTCAAGCATCACCAGCTCCGGACCATGAAATCCTACTTTGCCATCAACCACAACCCGGATGCCAAGGACCTCAAGCAGCTTGCCCAGAAAACAGGTCTGACCAAAAGAGTTTTGCAG GGAGAACAAATCTTGGGGCATTACAGCCAAACATCCCGACGTTTGAAAATTCCCTAA
- the LHX9 gene encoding LIM/homeobox protein Lhx9 isoform 1 (isoform 1 is encoded by transcript variant 1) → MEIVGCRAEDNSCPFRPPAMLFHGISGGHIQGIMEEMERRSKTEARLAKGAQLNGRDAGMPPLSPEKPALCAGCGGKISDRYYLLAVDKQWHLRCLKCCECKLALESELTCFAKDGSIYCKEDYYRRFSVQRCARCHLGISASEMVMRARDSVYHLSCFTCSTCNKTLTTGDHFGMKDSLVYCRAHFETLLQGEYPPQLSYTELAAKSGGLALPYFNGTGTVQKGRPRKRKSPALGVDIVNYNSGCNENEADHLDRDQQPYPPSQKTKRMRTSFKHHQLRTMKSYFAINHNPDAKDLKQLAQKTGLTKRVLQVWFQNARAKFRRNLLRQENGGVDKADGTSLPAPPSADSGALTPPGTATTLTDLTNPTITVVTSVTSNMDSHESGSPSQTTLTNLF, encoded by the exons ATGGAAATAGTGGGGTGCCGAGCAGAAGACAACTCGTGTCCTTTCCGCCCCCCAGCCATGCTCTTTCACGGGATCTCCGGAGGCCACATCCAAGGCATCATGGAGGAGATGGAGCGCAGATCCAAGACTGAGGCCCGTCTGGCCAAAGGCGCCCAGCTCAACGGCCGCGACGCG GGCATGCCCCCGCTCAGCCCGGAGAAGCCCGCCCTGTGCGCCGGCTGCGGGGGCAAGATCTCGGACAGGTACTATCTGCTGGCTGTGGACAAACAGTGGCATCTGAGATGCCTGAAGTGCTGTGAATGTAAGCTGGCCCTCGAGTCCGAGCTCACCTGCTTTGCCAAGGACGGTAGCATTTACTGCAAGGAGGATTACTACAG AAGGTTCTCTGTGCAGAGATGTGCCCGCTGCCACCTTGGCATTTCCGCCTCGGAGATGGTCATGCGCGCCCGAGACTCTGTCTACCACCTGAGCTGCTTCACCTGCTCCACTTGCAACAAGACTCTGACCACGGGCGACCATTTCGGCATGAAGGACAGCCTGGTGTACTGCCGCGCCCACTTCGAGACCCTCTTGCAAGGAGAGTATCCACCGCAGCTGAGCTACACGGAGCTGGCGGCCAAGAGCGGCGGCCTGGCCCTGCCTTACTTCAACGGTACGGGCACCGTGCAGAAAGGGCGGCCCCGGAAGCGGAAGAGCCCAGCGCTGGGAGTGGACATCGTCAATTACAACTCAG GTTGTAATGAGAATGAGGCAGACCACTTGGACCGGGACCAGCAGCCTTATCCACCCTCGCAGAAGACCAAGCGCATGCGAACCTCTTTCAAGCATCACCAGCTCCGGACCATGAAATCCTACTTTGCCATCAACCACAACCCGGATGCCAAGGACCTCAAGCAGCTTGCCCAGAAAACAGGTCTGACCAAAAGAGTTTTGCAG GTTTGGTTCCAAAACGCACGAGCCAAATTCAGAAGGAACCTTttgcggcaggagaatgggggTGTTGATAAAGCTGACGGCACGTCGCTTCCGGCCCCGCCCTCAGCAGACAGCGGAGCTCTCACTCCACCCGGCACTGCGACCACTTTAACAGACCTGACCAATCCCACTATCACTGTAGTGACATCCGTGACCTCTAACATGGACAGCCACGAATCCGGAAGCCCCTCACAAACTACCTTAACAAACCTTTTCtaa
- the LHX9 gene encoding LIM/homeobox protein Lhx9 isoform 2 (isoform 2 is encoded by transcript variant 2) produces the protein MLNGTTLEAAMLFHGISGGHIQGIMEEMERRSKTEARLAKGAQLNGRDAGMPPLSPEKPALCAGCGGKISDRYYLLAVDKQWHLRCLKCCECKLALESELTCFAKDGSIYCKEDYYRRFSVQRCARCHLGISASEMVMRARDSVYHLSCFTCSTCNKTLTTGDHFGMKDSLVYCRAHFETLLQGEYPPQLSYTELAAKSGGLALPYFNGTGTVQKGRPRKRKSPALGVDIVNYNSGCNENEADHLDRDQQPYPPSQKTKRMRTSFKHHQLRTMKSYFAINHNPDAKDLKQLAQKTGLTKRVLQVWFQNARAKFRRNLLRQENGGVDKADGTSLPAPPSADSGALTPPGTATTLTDLTNPTITVVTSVTSNMDSHESGSPSQTTLTNLF, from the exons CCATGCTCTTTCACGGGATCTCCGGAGGCCACATCCAAGGCATCATGGAGGAGATGGAGCGCAGATCCAAGACTGAGGCCCGTCTGGCCAAAGGCGCCCAGCTCAACGGCCGCGACGCG GGCATGCCCCCGCTCAGCCCGGAGAAGCCCGCCCTGTGCGCCGGCTGCGGGGGCAAGATCTCGGACAGGTACTATCTGCTGGCTGTGGACAAACAGTGGCATCTGAGATGCCTGAAGTGCTGTGAATGTAAGCTGGCCCTCGAGTCCGAGCTCACCTGCTTTGCCAAGGACGGTAGCATTTACTGCAAGGAGGATTACTACAG AAGGTTCTCTGTGCAGAGATGTGCCCGCTGCCACCTTGGCATTTCCGCCTCGGAGATGGTCATGCGCGCCCGAGACTCTGTCTACCACCTGAGCTGCTTCACCTGCTCCACTTGCAACAAGACTCTGACCACGGGCGACCATTTCGGCATGAAGGACAGCCTGGTGTACTGCCGCGCCCACTTCGAGACCCTCTTGCAAGGAGAGTATCCACCGCAGCTGAGCTACACGGAGCTGGCGGCCAAGAGCGGCGGCCTGGCCCTGCCTTACTTCAACGGTACGGGCACCGTGCAGAAAGGGCGGCCCCGGAAGCGGAAGAGCCCAGCGCTGGGAGTGGACATCGTCAATTACAACTCAG GTTGTAATGAGAATGAGGCAGACCACTTGGACCGGGACCAGCAGCCTTATCCACCCTCGCAGAAGACCAAGCGCATGCGAACCTCTTTCAAGCATCACCAGCTCCGGACCATGAAATCCTACTTTGCCATCAACCACAACCCGGATGCCAAGGACCTCAAGCAGCTTGCCCAGAAAACAGGTCTGACCAAAAGAGTTTTGCAG GTTTGGTTCCAAAACGCACGAGCCAAATTCAGAAGGAACCTTttgcggcaggagaatgggggTGTTGATAAAGCTGACGGCACGTCGCTTCCGGCCCCGCCCTCAGCAGACAGCGGAGCTCTCACTCCACCCGGCACTGCGACCACTTTAACAGACCTGACCAATCCCACTATCACTGTAGTGACATCCGTGACCTCTAACATGGACAGCCACGAATCCGGAAGCCCCTCACAAACTACCTTAACAAACCTTTTCtaa